From a region of the Phragmites australis chromosome 21, lpPhrAust1.1, whole genome shotgun sequence genome:
- the LOC133903497 gene encoding probable glutathione S-transferase GSTU6 produces MAGGNGELKLVGQWASPFVTRVRLALDLKGLSYEYVEEDLKNKSDLLLSSNPVHKAVPVLIHHGKPVCESWVILQYIDEAFAGTGPSLLPADPYEGAIARFWIAYIDNQLAAPWDRVFRAKTDEERAEAMRQTFAAADALEGGLKECSKGKDFFGGDSVGCVDIVLGSLVSWVKATSVLAGAELFDAAKMPLLAAWMERFGELDAAKAVLQDVDRAVEYARMLQAKNAARASTTN; encoded by the exons ATGGCCGGAGGAAACGGCGAGCTGAAGCTGGTCGGGCAGTGGGCGAGCCCGTTTGTCACGAGAGTGAGACTTGCGCTCGACCTCAAGGGCCTGAGCTACGAGTACGTCGAGGAGGATCTCAAGAACAAGagcgacctcctcctcagctcCAACCCGGTGCACAAGGCGGTGCCGGTGCTGATCCACCATGGGAAACCCGTCTGCGAATCGTGGGTCATCTTGCAGTACATCGATGAGGCCTTCGCCGGCACCGGTCCTTCCCTCCTCCCGGCCGACCCCTACGAAGGCGCCATTGCTCGCTTCTGGATCGCCTACATCGACAACCAG CTAGCGGCCCCGTGGGATCGGGTGTTCAGGGCCAAGACGGACGAGGAGAGAGCTGAGGCAATGAGGCAGACGTTCGCGGCGGCAGACGCCCTGGAGGGAGGCTTGAAGGAGTGCTCCAAGGGGAAGGACTTCTTCGGTGGCGACAGCGTTGGGTGCGTCGACATCGTTCTGGGGAGCTTGGTCTCGTGGGTGAAGGCCACCAGCGTGCTCGCCGGTGCGGAGCTCTTCGACGCCGCCAAGATGCCGCTCCTGGCCGCGTGGATGGAGCGGTTCGGCGAGCTCGACGCGGCCAAGGCGGTCCTGCAGGACGTCGACAGGGCGGTCGAGTACGCCAGGATGCTGCAGGCAAAGAATGCCGCCCGGGCTTCAACAACTAACTGA